One segment of Zhihengliuella halotolerans DNA contains the following:
- a CDS encoding zinc ribbon domain-containing protein — translation MATAAPEEQHRLLELAKLDSAVVSLRRQLREAQQDPESARVEAAEAQARANAEEARAARDAAAADLRASEAAVAKVVAHRGRDQHKLDTGAGTASDMMALSHEVETLTKRQAELEDEELALMERVEAAEAQAATAERALEAAEAARAAVESRIESATADVREQLAAAEADRAGFAATVDTSLVTLYDKAYARRGIGAARLFHGVSEGSGMQLSPGDLAEILAAPAERVVYCPDSGAILVRDPEWTGPAAK, via the coding sequence ATGGCGACTGCAGCACCTGAAGAACAACACCGGCTCCTCGAACTGGCGAAGCTGGACTCGGCGGTCGTGTCTCTGCGCCGCCAGCTCCGCGAAGCCCAGCAGGATCCCGAGTCCGCGCGCGTCGAGGCGGCCGAGGCGCAGGCCCGCGCCAACGCTGAGGAGGCGCGGGCTGCACGGGACGCTGCCGCCGCGGACCTGCGGGCCTCCGAGGCCGCCGTCGCCAAGGTGGTCGCCCATCGGGGCCGCGATCAGCACAAGCTCGACACGGGGGCGGGCACGGCCAGCGACATGATGGCCCTCAGCCACGAGGTCGAGACGCTCACGAAGCGGCAGGCCGAGCTCGAGGACGAGGAACTGGCGCTCATGGAGCGCGTCGAAGCGGCCGAGGCGCAGGCGGCGACCGCCGAGCGTGCGCTCGAGGCGGCCGAGGCGGCCCGCGCCGCCGTCGAATCGAGGATCGAGTCCGCCACGGCGGACGTCCGCGAGCAGCTGGCGGCCGCCGAGGCCGATCGGGCCGGCTTCGCCGCCACTGTCGATACCTCCCTCGTCACGCTGTACGACAAGGCGTACGCACGTCGGGGCATCGGCGCGGCCCGCCTCTTCCACGGCGTCTCCGAGGGCTCCGGCATGCAGCTTTCCCCCGGCGACCTCGCGGAGATCCTCGCCGCACCCGCCGAGCGGGTGGTGTACTGCCCGGATTCGGGGGCCATCCTCGTGCGCGATCCGGAGTGGACGGGCCCCGCCGCGAAGTGA
- a CDS encoding MBL fold metallo-hydrolase, with protein sequence MSTDTLRFSTDQVTVRSISVSDMHNNVYVITSRATGAQIVIDAADDADAIAALLAEAAGDAQSPVRVEWILTTHQHWDHVRALAAVAEATGAPLAAGVDDGPAIEAAERVRIERQLAQGDRLEVGDLVLDCVHLRGHTPGSIAFVLSGAGLEREIVFSGDSLFPGGLGNTWGDAARFAALYDDVVGRLFDVYDDADVLPGHGDATTLAAERPHLAEWKERGW encoded by the coding sequence ATGAGCACCGACACCTTGCGCTTCTCGACCGACCAGGTCACCGTCCGCAGCATCTCCGTCTCGGACATGCACAACAACGTCTATGTCATCACGTCCAGGGCCACGGGCGCACAGATCGTGATCGACGCCGCAGACGATGCCGACGCCATCGCCGCTCTTCTCGCCGAGGCCGCGGGCGACGCGCAGTCGCCGGTGCGCGTCGAGTGGATCCTCACGACGCACCAGCACTGGGACCACGTCCGGGCGCTCGCTGCCGTCGCCGAGGCGACGGGCGCACCGCTGGCCGCGGGCGTCGACGACGGGCCCGCCATCGAGGCTGCCGAGAGGGTGCGCATCGAGAGGCAGCTGGCCCAGGGCGACCGCCTCGAGGTCGGTGATCTTGTCCTCGACTGCGTGCACCTGCGCGGCCACACCCCCGGCTCGATCGCGTTCGTGCTCTCCGGGGCGGGGCTCGAACGGGAGATCGTCTTCAGCGGCGACAGCCTCTTCCCGGGCGGGCTCGGGAACACGTGGGGTGACGCCGCGCGTTTCGCAGCCCTCTACGACGACGTCGTCGGGCGCCTGTTCGACGTCTACGACGACGCCGACGTCCTGCCGGGCCACGGCGACGCCACGACGCTTGCGGCCGAGCGCCCGCACCTGGCCGAATGGAAGGAACGCGGCTGGTAG
- a CDS encoding thioesterase family protein — MPKAPTHTPAAESELPELAAGDFFYEDLGEGRYRSTVHAQGAWNPHEQHMAPATGIIVHELEKFQPREDMRMARVSLDIHGIIHGGEFHIETRMIRPGRTIELIEAEMIAGGRTSIVARAWRLKTGDSSAVHAIEDAAVAHPEDLPAWTGMSPWPGGYIEGLDFRVEDGHRAGRGTVWLHNGFDMVSSGPTSPLVRLLGMVDTANGVAPRVAPGPGSWMFPNLDLQIHMHRAPAGEWLGLQAQQTYGDDGIGLTSAVLHDVNGPFGRSEQILTVRPLPAGAAG; from the coding sequence ATGCCCAAGGCACCAACGCACACGCCCGCCGCCGAGTCAGAGCTCCCGGAGCTCGCAGCCGGGGACTTCTTCTACGAAGACCTGGGCGAGGGGCGCTACCGCTCGACCGTGCATGCGCAGGGGGCCTGGAACCCGCACGAGCAGCACATGGCGCCGGCCACCGGCATCATTGTGCACGAGCTGGAGAAGTTCCAGCCCCGCGAGGACATGCGCATGGCCCGCGTCAGCCTCGACATCCACGGCATCATCCACGGCGGTGAGTTCCACATCGAGACGCGCATGATCCGACCTGGCCGCACCATCGAACTCATCGAGGCCGAGATGATCGCCGGCGGCCGGACGTCGATCGTCGCCCGCGCCTGGCGCCTGAAGACCGGCGACAGCTCCGCGGTCCACGCGATCGAGGACGCCGCCGTCGCGCATCCGGAGGACCTGCCCGCATGGACGGGGATGTCGCCGTGGCCCGGCGGCTACATCGAGGGTCTCGACTTCCGCGTCGAGGACGGCCACCGCGCCGGCCGAGGCACCGTCTGGCTGCACAACGGCTTCGACATGGTCTCCTCGGGCCCGACCAGCCCGCTCGTGCGCCTGCTCGGCATGGTCGACACGGCCAACGGCGTCGCCCCGCGCGTCGCCCCCGGGCCCGGATCGTGGATGTTCCCGAACCTCGACCTTCAGATCCACATGCACCGCGCGCCGGCGGGCGAGTGGCTGGGGCTCCAGGCGCAGCAGACCTACGGCGACGACGGCATCGGGCTCACCTCTGCAGTCCTGCACGATGTCAACGGCCCGTTCGGCCGCAGCGAGCAGATCCTCACGGTGCGCCCACTGCCCGCCGGCGCCGCCGGGTGA
- a CDS encoding DUF2809 domain-containing protein, with the protein MTSPRFASPSTRRRLLLAAAGLCVVPLGLAARFLLEGGAGNVAGGVLYAVLIYLLVAFVAPGWRPLRAAVVAACLCFAVELFQLTPVPGNLAEIFPPIALVLGTTFVVADLPAYAAGAAAVAAVDAVFLRATRRWTQAGPGRDTRDRGPTADLD; encoded by the coding sequence ATGACCTCGCCCCGTTTCGCATCGCCCAGCACCCGACGACGCCTGCTCCTCGCCGCTGCCGGGTTGTGCGTGGTCCCGTTGGGCCTGGCCGCGCGCTTCCTGCTCGAGGGCGGCGCCGGAAACGTGGCGGGAGGCGTCCTCTACGCGGTGCTGATCTACCTGCTCGTCGCCTTCGTCGCACCCGGCTGGCGTCCGCTGCGCGCCGCCGTCGTGGCGGCGTGCCTCTGCTTCGCCGTCGAGTTGTTCCAGCTGACGCCCGTGCCCGGGAACCTGGCTGAGATCTTCCCGCCGATCGCGCTCGTGCTGGGCACGACCTTCGTGGTGGCGGACCTGCCGGCCTATGCCGCCGGCGCAGCGGCCGTGGCCGCCGTCGACGCAGTGTTCTTGCGCGCGACCCGGCGCTGGACGCAAGCGGGCCCCGGCCGCGACACGCGCGACCGGGGCCCGACAGCAGATTTGGACTAG
- the nrdE gene encoding class 1b ribonucleoside-diphosphate reductase subunit alpha: METSVAEPTVNQDGKELAAAWQGLGYHELNAMLNLYDAEGKIQFGADRAAARQYFLQHVNNNTVFFHDLDEKLEYLIKNEYYERETLDQYSMNFIRDLYKRAYNKKFRFETFLGAFKFYTSYTLKTFDGKRYLERYEDRVCMVALHLARGDEELAAQLVEEIIDGRFQPATPTFLNAGKAQRGELVSCFLLRIEDNMESIARGINSALQLSKRGGGVALSLTNIREHGAPIKQIENQSSGVIPVMKLLEDSFSYANQLGARQGAGAVYLHAHHPDIHRFLDTKRENADEKIRIKTLSLGVVIPDITFELAKKNEDMYLFSPYDVERVYGQPFSEISVTEKYYEMVDDQRITKTKINAREFFQTLAEIQFESGYPYVMFEDTVNRANPIKGKITMSNLCSEILQVSSASVYSDDLGYEVVGKDISCNLGSMNIAKTMDSPDLGASVETAIRALSAVSDMSYIASVPSIAEGNQQSHAIGLGQMNLHGYLARERVHYGSDEGLDFTNIYFYTVLFHALRASNRLAMEKGETFGGFEDSQYASGEFFDKYTDAEWAPQTERVRELFANTHIPTQDDWRALKASVMEHGIYNQNLQAVPPTGSISYINNSTSSIHPVASKIEIRKEGKLGRVYYPAPYLDNDNLEYYADAYEIGYEKIIDTYAAATQHVDQGLSLTLFFKDTATTREINKAQIYAWRKGIKTLYYIRLRQLALEGTEVEGCVSCML, translated from the coding sequence TTGGAAACATCAGTCGCGGAGCCGACCGTGAACCAGGACGGCAAGGAACTAGCGGCAGCGTGGCAGGGGCTCGGATACCACGAGCTCAACGCCATGCTGAACCTCTACGACGCCGAGGGAAAGATTCAGTTCGGCGCCGACCGTGCAGCGGCGCGGCAGTACTTCCTGCAGCACGTCAACAACAACACCGTCTTCTTCCACGACCTCGATGAGAAGCTCGAGTACCTGATCAAGAACGAGTACTACGAGCGCGAGACGCTCGATCAGTACTCGATGAACTTCATCCGGGACCTCTACAAGCGGGCCTACAACAAGAAGTTCCGCTTCGAGACGTTCCTCGGCGCGTTCAAGTTTTACACGAGCTACACACTGAAGACCTTTGACGGCAAGCGCTACCTCGAACGCTACGAGGACCGCGTCTGCATGGTCGCCCTGCACCTGGCCCGCGGCGACGAGGAACTGGCCGCGCAGCTCGTCGAGGAGATCATCGACGGCCGCTTCCAGCCCGCCACCCCGACCTTCCTGAACGCCGGCAAGGCCCAGCGCGGCGAGCTCGTCTCCTGCTTCCTGCTGCGCATCGAAGACAACATGGAGTCCATCGCCCGCGGCATCAACTCCGCCCTGCAGCTCTCGAAGCGCGGCGGCGGCGTGGCCCTGTCGCTGACGAACATCCGCGAGCACGGCGCTCCCATCAAGCAGATCGAGAACCAGTCCTCGGGCGTCATCCCCGTGATGAAGCTCCTCGAGGACTCCTTCTCCTACGCGAACCAGCTCGGCGCGCGCCAGGGTGCCGGCGCCGTGTACCTGCACGCCCACCACCCGGACATCCACCGCTTCCTCGACACGAAGCGCGAGAACGCCGACGAGAAGATCCGCATCAAGACCCTCTCCCTCGGCGTCGTCATCCCCGACATCACGTTCGAGCTGGCCAAGAAGAACGAGGACATGTACCTCTTCTCGCCGTACGACGTGGAGCGCGTCTACGGCCAGCCGTTCTCGGAGATCTCGGTCACCGAGAAGTACTACGAGATGGTCGACGACCAGCGGATCACGAAGACCAAGATCAACGCCCGCGAGTTCTTCCAGACCCTCGCGGAGATCCAGTTCGAGTCGGGCTACCCGTACGTCATGTTCGAGGACACGGTGAACCGGGCGAACCCGATCAAGGGCAAGATCACGATGAGCAACCTCTGCTCCGAGATCCTGCAGGTCTCCTCGGCGTCCGTGTACTCGGACGATCTGGGCTACGAGGTCGTCGGCAAGGACATCTCCTGCAACCTGGGCTCGATGAACATCGCCAAGACGATGGATTCGCCGGACCTCGGCGCCTCGGTGGAGACCGCGATCCGCGCCCTGTCGGCTGTGTCCGATATGTCCTACATCGCCTCGGTGCCGTCGATCGCTGAAGGCAACCAGCAGTCCCACGCGATCGGCCTGGGCCAGATGAACCTGCACGGCTACCTGGCCCGCGAACGCGTCCACTACGGATCCGACGAGGGCCTGGACTTCACCAACATCTACTTCTACACGGTGCTCTTCCACGCACTGCGCGCGTCGAACCGACTCGCGATGGAGAAGGGGGAGACGTTCGGCGGCTTCGAGGACTCCCAGTACGCCTCCGGCGAGTTCTTCGACAAGTACACCGACGCCGAGTGGGCACCGCAGACCGAACGGGTGCGCGAGCTCTTCGCGAACACGCACATCCCCACGCAGGACGACTGGCGCGCGCTGAAGGCCTCGGTCATGGAGCACGGGATCTACAACCAGAACCTGCAGGCGGTGCCGCCGACCGGCTCGATCTCCTACATCAACAACTCGACCTCGTCGATCCACCCGGTCGCGTCGAAGATCGAGATCCGCAAGGAAGGCAAGCTCGGCCGCGTCTACTACCCGGCCCCGTACCTCGACAACGACAACCTCGAGTACTACGCGGACGCGTACGAGATCGGCTACGAGAAGATCATCGACACCTACGCCGCGGCGACGCAGCACGTCGACCAGGGCCTGTCCCTAACGCTCTTCTTCAAGGACACGGCCACGACACGCGAAATCAACAAGGCCCAGATCTACGCGTGGCGTAAGGGCATCAAGACGCTCTACTACATCCGCCTGCGCCAGCTCGCCCTCGAGGGCACCGAGGTGGAGGGTTGCGTCAGCTGCATGCTGTGA
- the nrdH gene encoding glutaredoxin-like protein NrdH: MTVTVYTKPACVQCNATYRALDKKGVVYQSVDISQDADALERVRALGYMQAPVVVTDADHWSGFRPDKIEELAASAATSVA; the protein is encoded by the coding sequence ATGACCGTCACGGTATACACCAAGCCGGCTTGCGTTCAGTGCAACGCCACCTACCGCGCACTGGACAAGAAGGGCGTCGTCTACCAGAGCGTCGACATCTCACAGGACGCCGACGCCCTCGAGCGCGTGCGCGCCCTGGGCTACATGCAGGCCCCGGTTGTCGTCACCGACGCCGACCACTGGTCCGGCTTTCGCCCGGACAAGATCGAGGAGCTGGCCGCTTCCGCCGCCACCTCCGTTGCCTAA
- a CDS encoding metal-dependent hydrolase produces the protein MLGGNHAATGAAAWVLLSSQAQIPLTLLETAVAGAAPGIGQALPEVLTLGFGAFDDTPGGVATGALVCAGAALLPDADHRNASIARSLPPVTEALCRTVGRIAGGHRQGTHSLLGIVAVVVLAWLVGLWTIDAAGGAPIYVGAGLASVLLVSLAAKALKFIPDTMRKTPWLVGGACGLAVAFFSSADPRWFVTAVGLGAAVHLAGDLLTVGGINLLWPVRIRRPRALRHAPVISSMWRPNGHVAVPLLGATGSWREWALSVPVAAYALFGMCVSVSGTLTHYFG, from the coding sequence ATGCTGGGCGGCAATCACGCGGCCACGGGGGCCGCTGCCTGGGTGCTGTTGTCATCGCAGGCCCAGATCCCGTTGACCTTGCTCGAGACCGCCGTGGCCGGGGCCGCGCCCGGGATTGGTCAGGCGCTCCCGGAGGTTCTGACCCTCGGCTTCGGCGCCTTCGATGACACCCCGGGCGGCGTGGCCACGGGCGCCTTGGTGTGCGCCGGCGCAGCCTTGCTGCCCGACGCCGACCACCGCAATGCCTCGATCGCGCGCTCCTTGCCGCCGGTGACCGAGGCGCTGTGCCGCACCGTCGGCCGGATCGCCGGCGGCCACCGGCAGGGGACGCACTCGCTGCTCGGGATCGTGGCCGTCGTCGTACTGGCCTGGCTCGTCGGCCTCTGGACGATCGACGCGGCCGGCGGCGCGCCGATCTATGTGGGTGCCGGGCTGGCCTCAGTGCTGCTGGTCTCGCTCGCCGCGAAGGCCCTGAAGTTCATCCCGGACACGATGCGCAAGACTCCCTGGCTCGTCGGCGGCGCCTGCGGGCTCGCGGTCGCGTTCTTCTCCTCAGCGGATCCGAGGTGGTTCGTGACGGCCGTCGGGCTCGGCGCGGCGGTCCATCTCGCAGGCGACCTCCTGACGGTCGGCGGAATCAACCTGCTCTGGCCGGTGCGCATCCGTCGCCCGCGCGCCTTGCGACACGCGCCCGTGATCTCCTCGATGTGGCGGCCGAACGGGCACGTCGCCGTGCCACTGCTCGGGGCGACGGGATCCTGGCGCGAATGGGCGCTGTCCGTCCCGGTCGCGGCCTACGCCCTGTTCGGCATGTGCGTGAGCGTCTCGGGCACGCTCACGCACTACTTCGGCTGA
- a CDS encoding DEAD/DEAH box helicase gives MNLIELLPSGQRGATPESTYESFITWVEDRGIELYPAQDEAAMELVQGNNVILATPTGSGKSLVAVAAHFHSLARGEVSFYTAPIKALVSEKFFSLCEIFGAENVGMVTGDSSVNADAPIICCTAEILANMALREGEDADVGTVVMDEFHFYSDPQRGWAWQLPLIELPQAQFLLMSATLGDVTRFEDELTARTQRHTTTVAHAERPIPLHYYYSEEPVQEAIEELIETRQTPVYIVHFSQLDAIDRAQGLLSVNVCTREEKDRIAELIGGFRFAAGFGKTLNRLVRAGIGVHHAGMLPKYRRLVEQLAQAGLLKVICGTDTLGVGINVPIRTVMITALTKFDGTRMRGLKAREFHQIAGRAGRAGFDTSGTVVVQAPEYVIENKKAMDKARAKFGEDPKKLRQVTKKKPPQGFVSWSEKTFDKLVVADPEPLTSSFQITHSMILNLLERPGDSFGAARRILTENHETPTRQKVLQRSALGILRELLATGVVVREDEPDHFGNHLALTVHLQQNFALNQPLSPFALAAIEVLDAESPTYALDVVSVIESTLDTPRQVVGMQEKKARGEAIGRMKADGIGYDERMNVVDEITYPKPLEDLLEQSFETYRSGAPWLAEFELAPKSIVRDMYERAMSFTDYVQYYQLARSEGVLLRYLTDAYKALQQSVPRDALREDLEDLIAWLGELVRQIDSSLLDEWEKMAHGEIPDDHSDEIVPPTPERLTSNERAFRVMVRNEMFRRVTLFADEQDAALGELDGEAGFDAGAWAEALDGYFDEHEDIDDGPAARGQEYFVVTKEPKRWVVRQIFKDPAGNNDWGIDAYVDLVASDEAGAAVVTVTGIGRLD, from the coding sequence ATGAACCTCATCGAACTCTTGCCATCGGGCCAGCGCGGGGCCACCCCGGAATCCACCTATGAATCGTTCATCACGTGGGTCGAGGACCGCGGGATCGAGCTGTACCCGGCGCAAGACGAGGCCGCCATGGAGCTCGTGCAGGGGAACAACGTGATCCTGGCGACGCCTACCGGCTCGGGCAAGTCGCTCGTCGCCGTCGCGGCGCACTTCCATTCGCTGGCGCGCGGCGAGGTCAGTTTCTACACGGCCCCGATCAAGGCGCTGGTTTCGGAGAAGTTCTTCTCCCTGTGCGAGATCTTCGGCGCGGAGAACGTCGGGATGGTCACGGGCGATTCGTCGGTCAACGCGGACGCGCCCATCATCTGCTGCACCGCCGAGATCCTCGCCAACATGGCGCTGCGCGAAGGCGAGGATGCCGACGTCGGGACCGTCGTGATGGACGAGTTCCACTTCTACTCGGATCCGCAGCGCGGCTGGGCCTGGCAGCTGCCCCTCATCGAGCTGCCGCAGGCGCAGTTCCTGCTGATGTCGGCCACGCTCGGCGACGTCACGCGGTTCGAGGACGAGCTCACCGCACGCACGCAGCGCCACACGACGACGGTTGCTCACGCCGAGCGGCCCATCCCCCTGCACTACTACTACTCGGAGGAGCCGGTCCAGGAGGCCATCGAGGAGCTGATCGAGACGCGCCAGACGCCCGTCTACATCGTGCACTTCAGCCAGCTGGACGCGATCGATCGCGCCCAGGGCCTGCTCAGCGTCAACGTCTGCACCCGCGAGGAGAAGGACCGCATCGCAGAGCTCATCGGCGGGTTCCGCTTCGCCGCCGGATTCGGCAAGACCCTCAACCGGCTGGTCCGGGCCGGCATCGGCGTGCACCACGCGGGCATGCTGCCGAAGTACCGCCGCTTGGTCGAGCAGCTGGCGCAGGCCGGCCTGCTGAAGGTCATCTGCGGCACCGACACCCTCGGTGTCGGTATCAACGTGCCCATCCGCACGGTGATGATCACCGCGCTGACCAAGTTCGACGGAACGCGCATGCGCGGGCTGAAGGCGCGCGAATTCCACCAGATCGCCGGGCGCGCGGGGCGGGCCGGTTTCGACACGTCGGGCACCGTCGTCGTCCAGGCTCCCGAGTACGTCATCGAGAACAAGAAGGCCATGGACAAGGCTCGCGCCAAGTTCGGCGAGGACCCGAAGAAGCTGCGCCAGGTCACGAAGAAGAAGCCGCCGCAGGGCTTCGTCTCCTGGAGCGAGAAGACCTTCGACAAACTCGTCGTCGCGGATCCCGAACCGCTGACGTCCAGCTTCCAGATCACGCACTCGATGATCCTGAACCTGCTCGAGCGCCCGGGCGACTCCTTCGGGGCTGCCCGCCGCATCCTGACGGAGAACCACGAGACTCCGACCCGGCAGAAGGTCCTCCAGCGCAGCGCGCTCGGCATCCTCCGCGAGTTGCTGGCGACCGGCGTCGTCGTCCGCGAGGACGAACCGGACCATTTCGGCAACCACCTGGCGCTCACCGTCCACCTGCAGCAGAACTTCGCGCTCAACCAGCCCCTCTCGCCCTTCGCGCTCGCGGCGATCGAGGTGCTGGACGCGGAATCGCCGACGTACGCTCTCGACGTCGTCTCGGTCATCGAGTCGACCCTCGACACGCCGCGGCAGGTCGTGGGCATGCAGGAGAAGAAGGCGCGCGGCGAGGCGATCGGCCGGATGAAGGCCGACGGCATCGGGTACGACGAGCGCATGAACGTGGTCGACGAGATCACCTACCCGAAGCCGCTGGAGGACCTTCTCGAGCAGTCGTTCGAGACGTACCGCAGCGGTGCGCCGTGGCTTGCCGAGTTCGAGCTCGCGCCCAAATCCATCGTGCGCGACATGTACGAGCGGGCGATGAGCTTCACCGACTACGTGCAGTACTACCAGCTCGCCCGCTCCGAGGGCGTGCTGCTGCGCTACCTGACCGACGCCTACAAAGCGTTGCAGCAGTCCGTGCCGCGCGACGCCTTGCGTGAGGACCTCGAGGACCTCATCGCGTGGCTGGGCGAGCTCGTCCGCCAGATCGACTCCAGCCTGCTCGACGAGTGGGAGAAGATGGCGCACGGGGAGATCCCGGACGACCATTCCGATGAGATCGTGCCGCCGACCCCTGAGCGGCTCACGTCGAACGAGCGCGCGTTCCGGGTCATGGTCCGCAACGAGATGTTCCGCCGGGTCACGCTCTTCGCCGACGAACAGGACGCCGCGCTCGGCGAGCTCGACGGCGAAGCCGGTTTCGACGCCGGCGCGTGGGCCGAGGCGCTGGACGGCTACTTCGACGAGCACGAGGACATCGACGACGGTCCGGCCGCCCGCGGGCAGGAGTACTTCGTCGTCACGAAGGAGCCGAAGCGCTGGGTGGTGCGGCAGATCTTCAAGGACCCGGCCGGGAACAACGACTGGGGCATCGACGCCTACGTCGACCTCGTCGCCTCCGATGAGGCGGGCGCCGCCGTCGTGACCGTGACCGGGATCGGCCGCCTGGACTGA
- the nrdI gene encoding class Ib ribonucleoside-diphosphate reductase assembly flavoprotein NrdI, producing the protein MPNAASTTSSRLVYFSSISGNTARFVEKLGVEAARIPLYAREPELTTQEPFVLLLPTYGGEEGQHSVPPQVLRFLKQEQNRNNLRGVIGAGNTNFGTAYCLAARKISAKCDVPLLYRFELMGTPDDVANVRQGLEEFWKHQSRSRP; encoded by the coding sequence TTGCCTAACGCAGCCTCAACGACGTCCAGCCGCCTCGTCTACTTCTCTTCGATCTCGGGCAACACCGCCCGGTTCGTGGAGAAGCTGGGGGTCGAGGCGGCCCGGATCCCGCTGTATGCGCGGGAGCCGGAGCTCACCACCCAAGAACCATTCGTTCTTCTCCTGCCGACCTACGGGGGAGAGGAGGGGCAGCACTCAGTCCCTCCCCAGGTCCTCAGATTCCTGAAGCAGGAGCAGAACCGCAACAACCTCCGCGGCGTCATCGGCGCGGGCAATACGAATTTCGGCACAGCCTACTGCCTCGCCGCGCGCAAGATTTCCGCGAAATGCGACGTGCCGCTGCTGTACCGCTTCGAACTCATGGGCACGCCGGATGACGTGGCCAACGTACGTCAAGGATTGGAAGAGTTTTGGAAACATCAGTCGCGGAGCCGACCGTGA
- the nrdF gene encoding class 1b ribonucleoside-diphosphate reductase subunit beta, giving the protein MTDPVKLHGHVEAINWNRIQDDKDVEVWNRLVNNFWLPEKVPLSNDVQSWNTLTPQEQTLTMRVFTGLTLLDTLQGTVGAVSLIPDSLTPHEEAVYTNIAFMESVHAKSYSSIFSTLCSTKEIDEAFRWSLENENLQKKAQIVESYYHGDDPLKKKVASTLLESFLFYSGFYLPMYWSSRAKLTNTADLIRLIIRDEAVHGYYIGYKYQKGLEKVSEERRNELKEYTFELMYELYENEVQYTHDLYDGVGLSEDVKKFLHYNANKALMNLGYEAMFPSSVTDVNPAILSALSPNADENHDFFSGSGSSYVIGKAVNTEDEDWEF; this is encoded by the coding sequence ATGACCGACCCGGTCAAACTTCATGGCCACGTTGAGGCCATCAACTGGAACCGCATCCAGGACGACAAGGACGTCGAGGTGTGGAACCGCCTCGTGAACAACTTCTGGCTCCCCGAGAAGGTGCCGCTCTCCAACGACGTCCAGTCGTGGAACACGCTGACCCCGCAGGAGCAGACGCTCACGATGCGCGTCTTCACCGGGCTGACCCTGCTCGACACGCTGCAGGGCACCGTCGGCGCGGTCTCGCTCATCCCGGACTCGCTGACGCCGCACGAGGAGGCCGTCTACACGAACATCGCGTTCATGGAGTCGGTGCACGCCAAGAGCTACTCCTCGATCTTCTCGACCCTGTGCTCGACGAAGGAGATCGACGAGGCCTTCCGCTGGTCGCTCGAGAACGAGAACCTGCAGAAGAAGGCCCAGATCGTGGAGTCGTACTACCACGGTGACGATCCGCTGAAGAAGAAGGTCGCCTCCACGCTGCTGGAGTCGTTCCTCTTCTACTCGGGCTTCTACCTGCCGATGTACTGGTCCTCGCGGGCCAAGCTCACGAACACGGCCGACCTCATCCGCCTCATCATCCGCGACGAGGCCGTGCACGGCTACTACATCGGCTACAAGTACCAGAAGGGCCTCGAGAAGGTCTCCGAGGAGCGCCGGAACGAGCTCAAGGAGTACACGTTCGAGCTCATGTACGAGCTCTACGAGAACGAAGTGCAGTACACGCACGACCTCTACGACGGCGTCGGCCTGAGCGAGGACGTCAAGAAGTTCCTGCACTACAACGCCAACAAGGCCCTGATGAACCTGGGCTACGAGGCGATGTTCCCATCCTCGGTGACGGACGTGAACCCGGCGATCCTGTCGGCGCTCAGCCCCAACGCGGACGAGAACCACGACTTCTTCTCCGGCTCCGGCTCGTCCTACGTGATCGGCAAGGCCGTGAACACGGAGGACGAGGACTGGGAGTTCTAG